The Rhinopithecus roxellana isolate Shanxi Qingling chromosome 13, ASM756505v1, whole genome shotgun sequence genome contains a region encoding:
- the TUBGCP6 gene encoding gamma-tubulin complex component 6 isoform X1: MASITQLFDDLCEALLPAAKTHLGQRSVNRKTAKRNLKKVAYSALFTNLFQDETQQLQLDMSKLPARNKILMLSFDLRVGGRGPEADRLEELVEELEAAPCCPLLEVGSVLDLLVQLAGSGPPQLLRRNRDYFLNNKHVGRNVPYSGYDCDHLSVFETDVQSLISREECLCHSMIQETLQVMEAAPGTGLPTVGLFSFGDPCGDRFERDTRVSLFGALVHSRTYDMDVRLGLPPVPDNADLSGLAIKVPPNVDQWEDEGFQSASNLTPDSQSEPSMTPDVDLWEAALTYEASKRRCWERVGCPPGHREEPYLTEAGRDAFDKFCRLRQGELQLLAGGVLQAAQPVLVKECELVKDVLNVLIGVVSATFSLCQPAQAFVVKRGVHVSGASPESISSLLSEVAEYGTCYTRLSHFSLQPVLDSSYSKGLVFQAFTSGLRRYLQYYRACVLSTSPTLSLLTIGFLFKKLGRQLRYLAELCGVGAVLPGTCGGGPRAAFPTGVKLLSYLYQEALHNCSNEHYPVLLSLLKTSCEPYTRFIHDWVYSGVFRDAYGEFMIQVNHEYLSFRDKSYWTHGYVLISKEVEDCVPVFLKHIAHDVYVCGKTINLLKLCCPRHYLCWSDVPVPRISVIFSLEELKEIEKDCAVYVGRMERVARHSSVSKEEKELRMEIAKQELIAHAREAASRVLSALSDRQMSERMALDARKREQFQRLKEQFVKDQERRQAARQEELEDDFSYARELRDRERRLKSLEEELERKARQALVDHYSKLSAEAARREQKALWRIQRHRLESARLRFLLEDEKHVQERAGGSRVCSRALSLPCVPPNCTDTGGEELVVLKYFLQAQGPSGAQHKPCLVQYTRLPWVVGAVLDSSSAGHPSDLNLQEMLKAMSEGHQPQEPPDVLSVHPQVTSLGPEHQEGDQGCDAGPAEQHLAAWDGRNRPGLLTPQSLKPLAMGAGGTGLQQAEEAGPFSDSLSIGDFLPVGPGAEQSVQTGMVPLLEAALQTINLDLPPSAPGEAPAAASTQPSRPQEYDFSTVLRPAAAASPAPGPLKAAECNLGSSGPQLWEDSCGKLDACGSTLQVALSPSHPPRRATPKEGSSQPTEQLFGHESGGGLPTGGCASEIALTRPQWNIHRHVSDASIRVGENVSQVAPARPRWNTHGHVSDASISLGESVSEVAPTRPRWNIHGHVSDASIRVGENVSDVAPTRPRWNAHGHVSDASISLGEPVSDVVSTRPRWNAHGHVSDASISLGEPVSDVAPTRPRWNIHGHVSDASISLGESVSEVAPTRPRWNTRASVPPPHMMLGAVSPEAGPNTPAPQQSPPGHTSQSVLSPGAQSTVLDCGPRLPVELGPSLSSPSSGCGEGSISIGENVSDVAPTWPWLPNTPGDSVSEELGPGRSGDAEEPLNSQENAAAQSSLGPGEEAAVAAEARGSEQAYLAGLAGQYHLERYPDSYESMLCAPSPAAEPPIAHLLRPVLPRAFAFPVDPQVQSAADETAVQLSELLTLPVLMKHSIMAPLAAHISLVNKAAVDYFFVELHLEAHYEALRHFLLMEDGEFAQSLSDLLFEKVTSGHGVGPVVEGRPWERRLAAGPQTHGAPASARYVLGTPGDTGPFSAQLGAGQTPGELLNPLVLNSVLSKALQCSLHGDTPHASNLSLALKYLPEVFAPNAPDVLSCLELRYKVDWPLNVVITEGCLSKYSGVFSFLLQLKLMMWALKDICFHLKRTALLSHMASSVQFRQLQLFKHEMQHFVKVIQGYIANQILHVTWCEFRARLATVGDLEEIQRAHAEYLHKAVFRGLLTEKAAPVMNVIHSIFSLVLKFRSQLISQAWGPAGGPRGAEHPNFALMQQSYNTFKYYSHFLFKVVTKLVNRGYQPHLEDFLLRINFNNYYQDT, translated from the exons ATCTCCAGAGAAGAGTGTTTGTGTCACAGCATGATCCAGGAAACACTTCAGGTTATGGAGGCTGCTCCAGGCACCGGCCTACCCACCGTCGGGCTCTTCTCATTTGGTGACCCTTGTGGTGACAGGTTTGAGAGAGACACCCGTGTCTCGCTCTTCGGGGCCCTTGTGCACAGCCGCACTTACGACATGGACGTCCGACTGGGCCTGCCCCCTGTGCCAGACAATGCAGACCTGTCTGGGCTGGCCATTAAG GTCCCACCGAATGTGGATCAGTGGGAAGACGAAGGATTCCAGTCAGCGTCCAACCTGACTCCTGATTCCCAGTCTGAGCCCAGCATGACCCCAGACGTGGACCTGTGGGAAGCCGCACTCACCTATGAGGCCAGCAAGCGGAGGTGCTGGGAGCGAGTTGGCTG CCCCCCTGGCCACAGAGAGGAGCCTTACTTGACAGAGGCGGGAAGGGACGCTTTCGACAAGTTCTGCAGGCTCCGCCAAGGGGAGCTTCAGCTGCTTGCTGGGGGCGTCCTACAGGCCGCGCAGCCCGTGCTGGTGAAGGAGTGTGAGCTGGTGAAAGATGTGCTGAACGTCTTGATTGGGGTCGTGTCTGCCACGTTTTCCCTCTGCCAG CCGGCCCAGGCCTTTGTGGTGAAGCGGGGTGTCCACGTGTCAGGAGCGTCTCCCGAGAGCATCAGCAGCCTGCTCTCGGAGGTGGCCGAGTATGGGACCTGCTACACACGCCTGAGTCACTTCTCTCTGCAACCTGTCCTGGACTCTTCGTACAGCAAAGGCCTCGTGTTCCAG GCCTTCACCAGTGGCCTGAGGAGGTACCTGCAGTATTACCGGGCCTGCGTCCTTTCCACTTCGCCCACCCTGAGCCTCCTCACCATTGGTTTTCTCTTCAAGAAACTGGGCCGGCAGCTCAG GTACCTGGCCGAGCTCTGTGGCGTTGGTGCTGTGCTCCCAGGCACCTGCGGAGGAGGCCCCAGGGCTGCGTTTCCCACC GGTGTGAAGCTGCTGTCCTACCTCTACCAGGAGGCGCTGCACAACTGCAGCAACGAGCACTACCCTGTGCTGCTGTCCCTGCTGAAGACCAGCTGCGAGCCCTACACCCG GTTCATCCATGACTGGGTGTACAGCGGGGTGTTCAGAGACGCTTATGGCGAGTTCATGATTCAGGTGAACCACGAGTACCTCAGCTTCCGAG ATAAGTCGTACTGGACACATGGCTACGTGCTCATCTCCAAAGAGGTGGAGGACTGTGTTCCCGTGTTTCTGAAGCACATTGCCCACGACGTGTACGTCTGCGGGAAGACCATTAACCTGCTGAAGCTCTGCTGCCCCCGG CATTACCTCTGTTGGTCTGACGTCCCCGTCCCCCGGATCTCGGTGATTTTCTCCCTCGAGGAGTTGAAGGAGATTGAAAAGGACTGTGCCGTCTATGTCGGGCGCATGGAGAGGGTGGCCCGCCACAGCTCCGTCAGCAAGGAGGAGAAG GAATTACGTATGGAAATTGCAAAACAAGAATTAATTGCTCATGCCCGGGAAGCAGCATCCAGGGTCCTGAGTGCACTGAGTG ACCGGCAGATGTCAGAACGGATGGCCTTGGACGCCCGAAAGCGCGAGCAGTTTCAGAGGCTGAAAGAACAGTTTGTGAAGGACCAGGAG CGACGCCAGGCGGCCAggcaggaggagctggaggaTGACTTCAGCTACGCCCGTGAGCTCCGAGACAGGGAGAGGAGGCTGAAGTCcctggaggaggagctggagaGGAAGGCGAG GCAGGCGCTGGTCGACCACTACAGCAAGCTCTCTGCAGAGGCAGCTCGTCGGGAGCAGAAGGCGCTGTGGAGAATCCAGAGGCACCGACTGGAGAGTGCACGGCTTCGTTTTCTCTTAGAAGATGAGAAACACGTTCAG GAGAGGGCTGGTGGCTCTCGTGTTTGCAGCAGAGCACTGTCTCTCCCCTGCGTGCCACCAAATTGCACAGATACAGGTGGTGAGGAGCTCGTGGTTTTGAAGTACTTTCTGCAGGCCCAAGGTCCCAGTGGAGCCCAGCACAAGCCTTGTCTGGTTCAGTACACACGGTTGCCATGGGTGGTAGGGGCTGTGCTTGACTCCAGCTCTGCTGGTCACCCCTCTGACTTGAATTTACAGGAGATGCTGAAAGCAATGTCTGAGGGTCACCAGCCCCAGGAGCCGCCAGATGTCCTGAGCGTGCACCCCCAG GTCACATCTCTGGGCCCTGAGCACCAAGAGGGAGACCAAGGCTGTGATGCTGGGCCTGCGGAGCAACACTTGGCTGCCTGGGATGGCCGGAACAGGCCAGGCCTGCTGACCCCACAGTCCCTTAAGCCTCTAGCAATGGGGGCTGGTGGCACAGGGCTGCAGCAGGCGGAGGAGGCCGGACCCTTCTCTGACAGCCTCAGCATTGGAGACTTCCTACCTGTGGGCCCAGGGGCTGAGCAGTCCGTGCAGACTGGCATGGTCCCTCTCCTGGAGGCGGCGCTGCAGACCATCAATTTGGACCTGCCCCcctcagctcctggggaggcaCCCGCAGCAGCCAGCACTCAGCCTTCCAGGCCACAGGAGTACGACTTTAGTACTGTCCTGAGGCCAGCTGCGGCCGCTTCACCTGCACCAGGACCCCTGAAGGCTGCAGAGTGTAACTTGGGCAGCTCCGGACCACAGCTGTGGGAGGACAGTTGTGGGAAGCTGGATGCCTGTGGCTCCACCTTACAGGTGGCTCTGTCCCCCTCACACCCACCCAGGCGTGCCACTCCGAAGGAGGGTAGCAGCCAGCCCACGGAGCAGCTCTTCGGGCACGAGTCAGGAGGTGGTCTTCCCACAGGGGGCTGTGCTTCTGAAATAGCTCTCACCCGGCCACAGTGGAACATCCACAGGCACGTGTCTGACGCCAGCATCAGGGTCGGGGAGAACGTGTCACAAGTGGCTCCCGCCCGGCCACGGTGGAACACCCATGGACACGTGTCCGATGCGAGCATCAGCTTGGGGGAGTCTGTGTCAGAGGTGGCTCCCACTCGGCCACGGTGGAACATCCATGGGCACGTGTCTGACGCCAGCATCAGGGTCGGGGAGAACGTGTCGGATGTGGCTCCCACCCGGCCACGGTGGAACGCCCATGGACACGTGTCTGACGCCAGCATCAGCTTGGGGGAGCCTGTGTCGGACGTGGTTTCCACCCGGCCACGGTGGAACGCCCATGGACACGTGTCCGATGCGAGCATCAGCTTGGGGGAGCCTGTGTCGGACGTGGCTCCCACCCGGCCACGGTGGAACATCCATGGACACGTGTCTGACGCCAGCATCAGCTTGGGGGAGTCTGTGTCAGAGGTGGCTCCCACCCGGCCACGGTGGAACACCCGTGCATCCGTCCCTCCGCCCCACATGATGCTGGGGGCTGTCTCACCAGAAGCTGGGCCCAACACACCCGCGCCCCAACAGAGCCCCCCTGGCCACACGTCCCAGTCAGTGCTCAGCCCGGGAGCACAGAGCACTGTGCTGGACTGTGGGCCACGGCTGCCTGTAGAATTGGGGCCATCTCTGTCCTCCCCCAGCTCAGGCTGCGGGGAGGGGAGCATCAGCATCGGGGAGAATGTGTCAGACGTGGCTCCCACCTGGCCATGGTTGCCCAACACTCCAGGAGACAGTGTCTCTGAAGAACTAG GCCCTGGGAGGAGCGGGGACGCTGAGGAGCCTCTGAACTCACAG GAAAACGCAGCTGCCCAGAGCAGCCTAGGCCCTGGTGAGGAGGCGGCAGTGGCGGCGGAGGCTCGGGGCAGTGAGCAGGCCTACCTGGCAGGCCTGGCAGGGCAGTACCACTTGGAGCGGTACCCGGACAGTTACGAGTCCATGT TGTGTGCTCCATCTCCTGCAGCTGAGCCGCCCATCGCTCACCTTTTGCGCCCCGTGCTTCCCCGGGCTTTCGCCTTTCCCGTGGACCCCCAGGTCCAGTCTGCCGCGGATGAGACTGCCGTGCAGCTGAGCGAGTTGCTGACGCTGCCCGTGCTCATGAAGCACTCCATCATGGCACCATTGGCCGCCCA CATCTCCTTGGTGAACAAGGCTGCCGTCGACTACTTCTTTGTGGAGCTGCACCTGGAGGCACACTACGAGGCGCTGCGGCACTTCCTGCTGATGGAGGACGGCGAGTTCGCCCAGTCCCTCAGCGACCTGCTCTTTGAGAAGGTGACCTCCGGACATGGAGTGGGGCCAGTGGTAGAGGGGAGGCCGTGGGAAAGGAGATTGGCTGCAGGCCCACAGACCCATGGGGCGCCAGCAAGTGCCAGGTATGTGCTTGGGACTCCTGGGGACACTGGTCCCTTTTCTGCCCAGCTTGGGGCCGGGCAGACACCCGGGGAGCTGCTCAACCCACTGGTGCTGAACTCTGTGCTGAGCAAGGCCCTGCAGTGCAGCCTTCATGGGGACACCCCGCACGCCTCCAACCTCTCCCTCGCCCTCAAGTACCTGCCCGAGGTGTTTGCCCCCAACGCCCCAgatgtgctgagctgcctggagctcaGGTACAAG GTGGACTGGCCGCTCAACGTTGTCATCACTGAGGGCTGCCTGAGCAAGTACAGTGGcgtcttctccttcctgctgcagcTGAAGCTCATGATGTGGGCGCTCAAGGATATCTGCTTCCACCTCAAGCGCACAG cCCTGCTGAGCCACATGGCCAGCTCCGTGCAGTTCCGCCAGCTGCAGCTGTTCAAGCACGAAATGCAGCACTTCGTGAAGGTCATCCAGGGCTACATCGCCAACCAGATCCTGCACGTCACCTGGTGTGAGTTCAGGGCCAGGCTGGCCACCGTGGGCGACCTGGAGGAGATCCAGCGTGCACATGCAGAGTACTTGCACAAGGCCGTCTTCAG GGGCCTGCTCACGGAGAAGGCAGCGCCTGTCATGAACGTCATCCACAGCATCTTCAGCCTTGTGCTCAAATTCCGCAGCCAGCTCATTTCCCAAGCCTGGGGCCCTGCTGGGGGTCCGCGGGGTGCAGAGCACCCCAACTTTGCACTCATGCAGCAGTCCTACAACACCTTCAAGTACTACTCCCACTTTCTCTTCAAAG TGGTGACCAAGCTGGTGAACCGCGGCTACCAGCCCCACCTGGAGGACTTTCTGCTGCGCATCAACTTCAACAACTACTACCAGGACACCTGA
- the TUBGCP6 gene encoding gamma-tubulin complex component 6 isoform X6: MASITQLFDDLCEALLPAAKTHLGQRSVNRKTAKRNLKKVAYSALFTNLFQDETQQLQLDMSKLPARNKILMLSFDLRVGGRGPEADRLEELVEELEAAPCCPLLEVGSVLDLLVQLAGSGPPQLLRRNRDYFLNNKHVGRNVPYSGYDCDHLSVFETDVQSLISREECLCHSMIQETLQVMEAAPGTGLPTVGLFSFGDPCGDRFERDTRVSLFGALVHSRTYDMDVRLGLPPVPDNADLSGLAIKVPPNVDQWEDEGFQSASNLTPDSQSEPSMTPDVDLWEAALTYEASKRRCWERVGCPPGHREEPYLTEAGRDAFDKFCRLRQGELQLLAGGVLQAAQPVLVKECELVKDVLNVLIGVVSATFSLCQPAQAFVVKRGVHVSGASPESISSLLSEVAEYGTCYTRLSHFSLQPVLDSSYSKGLVFQAFTSGLRRYLQYYRACVLSTSPTLSLLTIGFLFKKLGRQLRYLAELCGVGAVLPGTCGGGPRAAFPTGVKLLSYLYQEALHNCSNEHYPVLLSLLKTSCEPYTRFIHDWVYSGVFRDAYGEFMIQVNHEYLSFRDKSYWTHGYVLISKEVEDCVPVFLKHIAHDVYVCGKTINLLKLCCPRHYLCWSDVPVPRISVIFSLEELKEIEKDCAVYVGRMERVARHSSVSKEEKELRMEIAKQELIAHAREAASRVLSALSDRQMSERMALDARKREQFQRLKEQFVKDQERRQAARQEELEDDFSYARELRDRERRLKSLEEELERKARQALVDHYSKLSAEAARREQKALWRIQRHRLESARLRFLLEDEKHVQEMLKAMSEGHQPQEPPDVLSVHPQVTSLGPEHQEGDQGCDAGPAEQHLAAWDGRNRPGLLTPQSLKPLAMGAGGTGLQQAEEAGPFSDSLSIGDFLPVGPGAEQSVQTGMVPLLEAALQTINLDLPPSAPGEAPAAASTQPSRPQEYDFSTVLRPAAAASPAPGPLKAAECNLGSSGPQLWEDSCGKLDACGSTLQVALSPSHPPRRATPKEGSSQPTEQLFGHESGGGLPTGGCASEIALTRPQWNIHRHVSDASIRVGENVSQVAPARPRWNTHGHVSDASISLGESVSEVAPTRPRWNIHGHVSDASIRVGENVSDVAPTRPRWNAHGHVSDASISLGEPVSDVVSTRPRWNAHGHVSDASISLGEPVSDVAPTRPRWNIHGHVSDASISLGESVSEVAPTRPRWNTRASVPPPHMMLGAVSPEAGPNTPAPQQSPPGHTSQSVLSPGAQSTVLDCGPRLPVELGPSLSSPSSGCGEGSISIGENVSDVAPTWPWLPNTPGDSVSEELGPGRSGDAEEPLNSQENAAAQSSLGPGEEAAVAAEARGSEQAYLAGLAGQYHLERYPDSYESMLCAPSPAAEPPIAHLLRPVLPRAFAFPVDPQVQSAADETAVQLSELLTLPVLMKHSIMAPLAAHISLVNKAAVDYFFVELHLEAHYEALRHFLLMEDGEFAQSLSDLLFEKVTSGHGVGPVVEGRPWERRLAAGPQTHGAPASARYVLGTPGDTGPFSAQLGAGQTPGELLNPLVLNSVLSKALQCSLHGDTPHASNLSLALKYLPEVFAPNAPDVLSCLELRYKVDWPLNVVITEGCLSKYSGVFSFLLQLKLMMWALKDICFHLKRTALLSHMASSVQFRQLQLFKHEMQHFVKVIQGYIANQILHVTWCEFRARLATVGDLEEIQRAHAEYLHKAVFRGLLTEKAAPVMNVIHSIFSLVLKFRSQLISQAWGPAGGPRGAEHPNFALMQQSYNTFKYYSHFLFKVVTKLVNRGYQPHLEDFLLRINFNNYYQDT, translated from the exons ATCTCCAGAGAAGAGTGTTTGTGTCACAGCATGATCCAGGAAACACTTCAGGTTATGGAGGCTGCTCCAGGCACCGGCCTACCCACCGTCGGGCTCTTCTCATTTGGTGACCCTTGTGGTGACAGGTTTGAGAGAGACACCCGTGTCTCGCTCTTCGGGGCCCTTGTGCACAGCCGCACTTACGACATGGACGTCCGACTGGGCCTGCCCCCTGTGCCAGACAATGCAGACCTGTCTGGGCTGGCCATTAAG GTCCCACCGAATGTGGATCAGTGGGAAGACGAAGGATTCCAGTCAGCGTCCAACCTGACTCCTGATTCCCAGTCTGAGCCCAGCATGACCCCAGACGTGGACCTGTGGGAAGCCGCACTCACCTATGAGGCCAGCAAGCGGAGGTGCTGGGAGCGAGTTGGCTG CCCCCCTGGCCACAGAGAGGAGCCTTACTTGACAGAGGCGGGAAGGGACGCTTTCGACAAGTTCTGCAGGCTCCGCCAAGGGGAGCTTCAGCTGCTTGCTGGGGGCGTCCTACAGGCCGCGCAGCCCGTGCTGGTGAAGGAGTGTGAGCTGGTGAAAGATGTGCTGAACGTCTTGATTGGGGTCGTGTCTGCCACGTTTTCCCTCTGCCAG CCGGCCCAGGCCTTTGTGGTGAAGCGGGGTGTCCACGTGTCAGGAGCGTCTCCCGAGAGCATCAGCAGCCTGCTCTCGGAGGTGGCCGAGTATGGGACCTGCTACACACGCCTGAGTCACTTCTCTCTGCAACCTGTCCTGGACTCTTCGTACAGCAAAGGCCTCGTGTTCCAG GCCTTCACCAGTGGCCTGAGGAGGTACCTGCAGTATTACCGGGCCTGCGTCCTTTCCACTTCGCCCACCCTGAGCCTCCTCACCATTGGTTTTCTCTTCAAGAAACTGGGCCGGCAGCTCAG GTACCTGGCCGAGCTCTGTGGCGTTGGTGCTGTGCTCCCAGGCACCTGCGGAGGAGGCCCCAGGGCTGCGTTTCCCACC GGTGTGAAGCTGCTGTCCTACCTCTACCAGGAGGCGCTGCACAACTGCAGCAACGAGCACTACCCTGTGCTGCTGTCCCTGCTGAAGACCAGCTGCGAGCCCTACACCCG GTTCATCCATGACTGGGTGTACAGCGGGGTGTTCAGAGACGCTTATGGCGAGTTCATGATTCAGGTGAACCACGAGTACCTCAGCTTCCGAG ATAAGTCGTACTGGACACATGGCTACGTGCTCATCTCCAAAGAGGTGGAGGACTGTGTTCCCGTGTTTCTGAAGCACATTGCCCACGACGTGTACGTCTGCGGGAAGACCATTAACCTGCTGAAGCTCTGCTGCCCCCGG CATTACCTCTGTTGGTCTGACGTCCCCGTCCCCCGGATCTCGGTGATTTTCTCCCTCGAGGAGTTGAAGGAGATTGAAAAGGACTGTGCCGTCTATGTCGGGCGCATGGAGAGGGTGGCCCGCCACAGCTCCGTCAGCAAGGAGGAGAAG GAATTACGTATGGAAATTGCAAAACAAGAATTAATTGCTCATGCCCGGGAAGCAGCATCCAGGGTCCTGAGTGCACTGAGTG ACCGGCAGATGTCAGAACGGATGGCCTTGGACGCCCGAAAGCGCGAGCAGTTTCAGAGGCTGAAAGAACAGTTTGTGAAGGACCAGGAG CGACGCCAGGCGGCCAggcaggaggagctggaggaTGACTTCAGCTACGCCCGTGAGCTCCGAGACAGGGAGAGGAGGCTGAAGTCcctggaggaggagctggagaGGAAGGCGAG GCAGGCGCTGGTCGACCACTACAGCAAGCTCTCTGCAGAGGCAGCTCGTCGGGAGCAGAAGGCGCTGTGGAGAATCCAGAGGCACCGACTGGAGAGTGCACGGCTTCGTTTTCTCTTAGAAGATGAGAAACACGTTCAG GAGATGCTGAAAGCAATGTCTGAGGGTCACCAGCCCCAGGAGCCGCCAGATGTCCTGAGCGTGCACCCCCAG GTCACATCTCTGGGCCCTGAGCACCAAGAGGGAGACCAAGGCTGTGATGCTGGGCCTGCGGAGCAACACTTGGCTGCCTGGGATGGCCGGAACAGGCCAGGCCTGCTGACCCCACAGTCCCTTAAGCCTCTAGCAATGGGGGCTGGTGGCACAGGGCTGCAGCAGGCGGAGGAGGCCGGACCCTTCTCTGACAGCCTCAGCATTGGAGACTTCCTACCTGTGGGCCCAGGGGCTGAGCAGTCCGTGCAGACTGGCATGGTCCCTCTCCTGGAGGCGGCGCTGCAGACCATCAATTTGGACCTGCCCCcctcagctcctggggaggcaCCCGCAGCAGCCAGCACTCAGCCTTCCAGGCCACAGGAGTACGACTTTAGTACTGTCCTGAGGCCAGCTGCGGCCGCTTCACCTGCACCAGGACCCCTGAAGGCTGCAGAGTGTAACTTGGGCAGCTCCGGACCACAGCTGTGGGAGGACAGTTGTGGGAAGCTGGATGCCTGTGGCTCCACCTTACAGGTGGCTCTGTCCCCCTCACACCCACCCAGGCGTGCCACTCCGAAGGAGGGTAGCAGCCAGCCCACGGAGCAGCTCTTCGGGCACGAGTCAGGAGGTGGTCTTCCCACAGGGGGCTGTGCTTCTGAAATAGCTCTCACCCGGCCACAGTGGAACATCCACAGGCACGTGTCTGACGCCAGCATCAGGGTCGGGGAGAACGTGTCACAAGTGGCTCCCGCCCGGCCACGGTGGAACACCCATGGACACGTGTCCGATGCGAGCATCAGCTTGGGGGAGTCTGTGTCAGAGGTGGCTCCCACTCGGCCACGGTGGAACATCCATGGGCACGTGTCTGACGCCAGCATCAGGGTCGGGGAGAACGTGTCGGATGTGGCTCCCACCCGGCCACGGTGGAACGCCCATGGACACGTGTCTGACGCCAGCATCAGCTTGGGGGAGCCTGTGTCGGACGTGGTTTCCACCCGGCCACGGTGGAACGCCCATGGACACGTGTCCGATGCGAGCATCAGCTTGGGGGAGCCTGTGTCGGACGTGGCTCCCACCCGGCCACGGTGGAACATCCATGGACACGTGTCTGACGCCAGCATCAGCTTGGGGGAGTCTGTGTCAGAGGTGGCTCCCACCCGGCCACGGTGGAACACCCGTGCATCCGTCCCTCCGCCCCACATGATGCTGGGGGCTGTCTCACCAGAAGCTGGGCCCAACACACCCGCGCCCCAACAGAGCCCCCCTGGCCACACGTCCCAGTCAGTGCTCAGCCCGGGAGCACAGAGCACTGTGCTGGACTGTGGGCCACGGCTGCCTGTAGAATTGGGGCCATCTCTGTCCTCCCCCAGCTCAGGCTGCGGGGAGGGGAGCATCAGCATCGGGGAGAATGTGTCAGACGTGGCTCCCACCTGGCCATGGTTGCCCAACACTCCAGGAGACAGTGTCTCTGAAGAACTAG GCCCTGGGAGGAGCGGGGACGCTGAGGAGCCTCTGAACTCACAG GAAAACGCAGCTGCCCAGAGCAGCCTAGGCCCTGGTGAGGAGGCGGCAGTGGCGGCGGAGGCTCGGGGCAGTGAGCAGGCCTACCTGGCAGGCCTGGCAGGGCAGTACCACTTGGAGCGGTACCCGGACAGTTACGAGTCCATGT TGTGTGCTCCATCTCCTGCAGCTGAGCCGCCCATCGCTCACCTTTTGCGCCCCGTGCTTCCCCGGGCTTTCGCCTTTCCCGTGGACCCCCAGGTCCAGTCTGCCGCGGATGAGACTGCCGTGCAGCTGAGCGAGTTGCTGACGCTGCCCGTGCTCATGAAGCACTCCATCATGGCACCATTGGCCGCCCA CATCTCCTTGGTGAACAAGGCTGCCGTCGACTACTTCTTTGTGGAGCTGCACCTGGAGGCACACTACGAGGCGCTGCGGCACTTCCTGCTGATGGAGGACGGCGAGTTCGCCCAGTCCCTCAGCGACCTGCTCTTTGAGAAGGTGACCTCCGGACATGGAGTGGGGCCAGTGGTAGAGGGGAGGCCGTGGGAAAGGAGATTGGCTGCAGGCCCACAGACCCATGGGGCGCCAGCAAGTGCCAGGTATGTGCTTGGGACTCCTGGGGACACTGGTCCCTTTTCTGCCCAGCTTGGGGCCGGGCAGACACCCGGGGAGCTGCTCAACCCACTGGTGCTGAACTCTGTGCTGAGCAAGGCCCTGCAGTGCAGCCTTCATGGGGACACCCCGCACGCCTCCAACCTCTCCCTCGCCCTCAAGTACCTGCCCGAGGTGTTTGCCCCCAACGCCCCAgatgtgctgagctgcctggagctcaGGTACAAG GTGGACTGGCCGCTCAACGTTGTCATCACTGAGGGCTGCCTGAGCAAGTACAGTGGcgtcttctccttcctgctgcagcTGAAGCTCATGATGTGGGCGCTCAAGGATATCTGCTTCCACCTCAAGCGCACAG cCCTGCTGAGCCACATGGCCAGCTCCGTGCAGTTCCGCCAGCTGCAGCTGTTCAAGCACGAAATGCAGCACTTCGTGAAGGTCATCCAGGGCTACATCGCCAACCAGATCCTGCACGTCACCTGGTGTGAGTTCAGGGCCAGGCTGGCCACCGTGGGCGACCTGGAGGAGATCCAGCGTGCACATGCAGAGTACTTGCACAAGGCCGTCTTCAG GGGCCTGCTCACGGAGAAGGCAGCGCCTGTCATGAACGTCATCCACAGCATCTTCAGCCTTGTGCTCAAATTCCGCAGCCAGCTCATTTCCCAAGCCTGGGGCCCTGCTGGGGGTCCGCGGGGTGCAGAGCACCCCAACTTTGCACTCATGCAGCAGTCCTACAACACCTTCAAGTACTACTCCCACTTTCTCTTCAAAG TGGTGACCAAGCTGGTGAACCGCGGCTACCAGCCCCACCTGGAGGACTTTCTGCTGCGCATCAACTTCAACAACTACTACCAGGACACCTGA